Proteins co-encoded in one Quercus robur chromosome 8, dhQueRobu3.1, whole genome shotgun sequence genomic window:
- the LOC126695127 gene encoding pathogen-related protein: MATEEATLLKTVGDKYRSFLYDEADDIEWRHGGPPTYDDVNKLFEDGRTKEWPKGSLEEIVQNAVKSWEMELSHKTRLKDFKTINPEKFKLFVNGREGLSGEETLRIGSYNALLKNSLPKEFQYYKAEEESFESSHDVFRSAFPRGFAWEVLSVYTGPPEIVFKFRHWGFFEGPFKGHAPTGEIGQFYGLATLKVDESLRVEEVEVYYDPAELFGGLLKGQPAATESSTATHECPFSK, encoded by the exons ATGGCTACAGAAGAAGCTACACTTCTTAAAACCGTGGGAGATAAGTACAGGTCTTTCTTGTATGATGAAGCAGACGATATTGAATGGAGACATGGTGGGCCTCCAACATATGATGACGTTAACAAGCTCTTCGAAGATGGCAGGACTAAG GAATGGCCTAAAGGGTCACTAGAAGAAATAGTGCAAAATGCTGTGAAGTCCTGGGAGATGGAGCTCTCACACAAGACTCGCTTGAAGGACTTCAAGACAATCAACCCTGAGAAATTCAAGCTCTTCGTTAATG GAAGAGAGGGGTTATCAGGAGAAGAAACTCTAAGAATTGGGAGCTACAATGCGTTGTTGAAGAATTCACTGCCAAAGGAGTTTCAGTACTACAAAGCAGAGGAAGAGAGCTTTGAATCATCTCATGATGTATTTCGATCGGCTTTTCCTCGTGGGTTTGCCTGGGAAGTACTAAGCGTTTATACTGGACCTCCCGAAATTGTTTTCAAGTTTAGGCACTGGGGTTTCTTCGAGGGACCCTTCAAAGGACATGCTCCTACTGGAGAGATCGGTCAATTTTATGGATTGGCTACTCTCAAG GTTGATGAATCTCTAAGGGTAGAAGAGGTGGAGGTGTACTATGACCCAGCAGAGCTATTTGGAGGCCTTCTAAAGGGTCAACCTGCAGCCACTGAAAGTTCAACTGCTACCCATGAATGCCcattttccaaataa